From the genome of Pseudomonas sp. FP453:
TACGAAGATGCCCATGCACAACGACGCGACCCGCCGCGATTGGGCGGCGGCGGCCGTGACCAGCGCCAGCAGGTTGGCCTCCGGCAGGCGAAATTCCATGTAGCCGCCGACGATCAGCGTGTCATAGCCCTCGGGCCGGATCGGCGTGGTATTCACCGAGAACCCCTGGGACGTCATCACCGCGCCGCCACGCTCCGACACCAGGTGGAACTCATAGGCCGGCTCGCCCCGCAGCAGGTTCGCGCACTCGAACACCGAGCCGACACTGAGGCTCAGGCATTCAAAATTCGGGTAAACCAGCAGCGCAACGCTGTGCATCGCATCTCTCCAAGGGGCGGGGGAGGTGGGATTGTCGGCGGCTGGCGGGCAAACGGCAACTGCCAGCGTGCATGTCCGAAAACCTTGCGGATATGACGTTGTGCCGTTGCGCCCCGACTCCTAAGCTTCAACCCTCAGTCATCCCGAGGCACTCGACAATGAAAGTATTGATGGTTTTGACCTCTCACGATCAGTTGGGCAATACCGGCCGCAAGACCGGTTTCTGGCTCGAAGAGTTTGCGGCACCGTATTACGCGTTCCTGGATGCGGGTGCCGACGTGGTGCTGGCATCCCCGGCCGGCGGGCAGCCGCCGCTGGACCCGGTCAGCGACCTGCCGGACTTCCAGACCGAACAGACCCACCGCTTCGCCGCCGACCCGGCTGCGCAGCAGGCGCTGGCTACTACGCTGAAGCTGGACGCGGTGAACGCCGCCGACTTCGACACCGTGTTCTACCCAGGCGGCCACGGCCCGCTGTGGGACCTGGCGGAGTCGCCAGTGTCGATAGCGCTGATCGAGGCGTTCGAACGCGCCGGCAAGCCCATCGGTTTTGTCTGCCATGCGCCGGGCGTGCTGCGCCACGTCAAGGCGGTCAACGGTGAGCCGTTGGTCAAGGGCCGTCGCGTCACCGGCTTCTCCAACTCGGAAGAGGCGGCGGTGGAATTGACCGACGTGGTGCCGTTTTTGGTGGAAGACGAATTCAAGAAGCTCGGCGGCAAGTACGAGAAGGGCGCTGATTGGCAATCCTTTGTGATCGTCGATGGCTTGCTGGTCACCGGGCAGAACCCGGGCAGCTCCAGCGATGTGGCCAAGGCGCTGCTGAAACTCACCGCGTAAGTTAACTCATCACTTTTTATTGATTGGCGACTCCACGGAGTCGCCAAGGCTTTTGCTCGTCCAGGATTTGGAAAACCCCACATGACCGACAACGTTTTGAACACCCCGCTGCAACTGGGCCGACACACCCTGAACAACCGCATTGTGCTGCCACCGTTGACCCGCCAGCGCAGCGCCCAACCGGGTGATATCGCCACCGACCTGATGGCCGAGTACTACCGCCAACGCGCTTCGGCGGGGTTTATGGTCAGCGAAGGTACGCAGATCGAACCGCGTGGCCAGGGCTACGCGTGGACGCCGGGCATCTACACGCCGGCGCAGATCGAGGGCTGGCGCCAGGTCACCGACGCGGTGCATGCCGAGGGCGGGGTGATCTTTGCCCAGTTGTGGCATGTGGGGCGCGTGTCCCATCACGATTTGCAACCCGAGGGCGCAGCCCCCGTTGCGCCGTCGGCGATCCAGCCGCAGCAGGTCAAGGCTTTTATCGAAACCGCGCCGGGCGTCGGTGAACTGGTGCAACCGCCGGTGCCGCGCGCGCTGAGTACGCAAGAGGTCAAGGACCTGGTCGGGCTGTATGCCCAGGCGGCGCGCAACGCGATAGCGGCCGGGTTTGACGGTGTGGAGATTCATTCGGCCAACGGTTACCTGGTCAACCAGTTCATCTCGGCCCATGCCAATCAGCGTGAGGATGAATACGGCGGCTCACTGCACAATCGCCTGGGTTTCCTGCGGGAAATCGTCGAGGCCGTCAGTGAGGCCATCGGCGCGCAACGCCTGGGTGTGCGTTTTTCGCCGCTGTTCAGCGGCACGGACCAGGACCGGGTGTATATCGGCCTGGTGGAAGAGGATCCGCACCACACCTATATCGAAGCCGTGAAAGTGCTGGAAGCGGCGGGCATCGCCTACCTGTCCATCGCCGAAGCCGACTGGGACAACGCGCCGGAACTGCCGGAAACCTTCCGCCGTGCCGTGCGCGAGAGTTTCAGCGGGCGGATCATCTATGCCGGGCGATATACCGCTGAACGCGGTGAGAAACTGGTGCAGTCGGGGCTGGCGGACTTGATTGCGTTTGGTCGGCCGTTTATTGCCAACCCGGATCTGCCGCAACGGCTGTTTAACGGCTGGCCGCTGAACCCACTGCGGGTTGAAGGCATGTACGGCGGCTCGGAGCAGGGCTACACCGATTACCCGACTTACGCTGCGGCCTCCTAAACAACACAGTTCAACTGTGGGAGCTGGCTTTTGTGGGAGCTGGCTTGCCTGCGATGCAGGCACCTCGGTGCATCAGGTGTACCGAAGTGATGCTATCGCAGGCAAGCCAGCTCCCACACAAGCCAACCCCACACAAACCGGCTTCCACAGTTGATGGGTGCTGGGGTCAGATCACCTGCAACACAATCTTGCCAATATGCTCCCCACCTTCCATCCGCCCATGGGCCTTGTCAGCCTCGGTGTAGTCAAACACCTGATCAATCATCGGCAGGCAGCGCCCGGCTGACAGCACCGGCCAGACATGTTCGCGCAACTGCTCGGCAATGGCGGCCTTCTCGTCCTTGGTCCGCGCGCGCAACAACGAACCAGTCACAATCGCGCGTTTGCCGAGGATGGTCAGCAGGTCCACGTCATTGGCCTTGGCGCCGCCCAGAAAGCCCAGCATCACCAGGCGGCCGTCCATGCTCAACGCCTTGAGATTGTTGTTGAGGTACGAGCCGCCCATGATGTCGAGGATCACATTCGCGCCCTCGGCGCCGATGACCTCGGCGAAGTCCTGCTCGCGATAGTTGATCGCCTCGGCCCCCAGGTCACGGATGGCGGCGCATTTTTCGGCGCTGCCGGCGGTAGCGAACGTGTGGATGCCGAACTCGCGGCACAGCATCAGCGCGGTGGTGCCGATGCCGCTGGTGCCGCCGTGGATCAGCACGCGCTGGCCCTGGTGGGCGCCGCCGATGCCGAACAGGTTGGCCCACACGGTAAAGAAGGTTTCCGGGATCGCCGCGGCTTGAATCCACGACAGGCCGTCGGGGATCGGCAGCGCCTGGCCGGCGGGTACCGTGCAATATTGCGCATAACCGCCGCCGTTGGTCAGGGCGCAGACCTTGTCGCCAAGGGCGTATTCGCTGACACCGTCACCCAGCGCCACCACTTCACCCGCCACTTCCAGGCCGGGGATCGGGCTCATGCCGGGTTTCATCGGGTACTTGCCCGCGCGTTGCAGGGCGTCGGGGCGGTTGACCCCGGCGGCGTGCACACGGATCAGGATTTCGCCAGCGGCCGGGGCGGGCACGGGCGCCTGGCGAGGCTTGAGCACCTCGGGGCCGCCGGGGGTGGTGATTTCGATCAGGGTCATGTCGGTAGGCAGGGTCATTGTGGGTGTCCTGTAACGGTGAGCGTATGGGTTGGGACCGCGGCGAACGGTCGTAGGTCCCGGGTATTTTTCTCGGACCCCAGCATAGCGCCGGACACTGATGCAATAATGCTGCGATTTGGCGGCACAGAGATGCATATATGCAGCACTGGGGGAGACGATGAACTGGGACGATGCACGGGTATTCCTCGCGGTCTGCCGCGAATCGACGCTGCGCGGCGCCGCGCGGGTACTCGGGGTGGATCAGGCGACCGTGGGCCGTCGAATCAACGCCCTGGAAAAGTCCTTGAGCGCGACGCTGTTCCTGCGCACCTCCGAGGGCTACGCGCTGACTGCCGTGGGCGAAGCGGCCCTGCGCTCGGTGGAAAAAATGGAGCGTTCGGCCCTCGATCTGGAGCGCCAGATCCAGGGCCTGGATGACCGCCTGATCGGCACCGTGCGGGTCAGCACCACCGACTCCCTGGCCATCGATTTCCTGATCCCGGCCATCGCCCGCCTGCACGACAAACACCCCGACATACGCGTGCAACTGGACGCCTCCACCCAGATCCTCAGCCTGGCCAAGCGCGAAGCCGACATCGCGGTGCGCAACACGCGCCCCGACAACCCTGATCTGATCGCCCGGCGTCTCGCCCGTTGGCCGGTGGGGTTGTTTGCGTCCCAAGGCTATATCGACCGGCACGGTGTGCCCGAGCCCGGCAGCCAGTTCGACGGCCACGACCTGGTGGTCTATGGGCCTCACCTGCAACAGCATAAAGACCTGACCCTGGTGTCCGAGCCGCTGGGTCGCGGACGCATCGTTGCCGCCCTGGGTTCCAGCCTGCTGGTGCGCCGCTCGATTGCCGCGGGCATCGGCATCGGCGAAATCCCGGTGTACACCGGCGAGCGCGACGGTCTGGTGCGCCTGTGGCCGCAGCGTGTGCGGCCGTTGCCTTACGACGTGTGGCTGGTGACCCACGCCGACCTGCGCCACACCGCGCGGGTGCGGGGGGTGATCGATGAAATCGTCGCGGCGTTTGCCGGCACGGGGGATTGAGGTCAGCACAGGCTTGCAAGCCTGCATGCGCGCCTGCCGCCAGAATTGACCTCGACAGAGGGTCAACTCAACGGGAGCGCATATGAACGAATCGAAGTATCAGGATCTGGGGCTGTTGTTTCTGAGGGCCAGCGGAGCGGTGTTGCTGCTAGGGGTGCATGGCTTGCCCAAGTTGCTCAATTACAGCGAGCAATTGAAGTTGATCGAGGACCCGTTTCACCTGGGGGCGACGGTCACGCTGTCATTGGCGATTTTCGCCGAGGTGCTGTGCCCGTTGCTGATCATCGCCGGGGTGCTTGTGCGCTGGGCGTGCTTGCCGATCCTCAGCGTATTGTTGATTGCGTTGCTGGTGGTGCACCCGGAGTGGAGCCTGTTCGAGGCGCAGTTCGGCTGGTTGCTGCTGATTATTTTCACCACGCTGCTGATCAGCGGGCCAGGCCGCCTGGTGCCGAGCCAGCGTTTCAGCTGAAAAAAAGGCCGGGCAAGCCCGGCCAAATAAGGAGACGGTGTTTCAGCGGCTCAGAAACGCCAGCAAGTCTTCGTTCAACTGCTGGGCATGAGTCACGGCAAACCCGTGGGGCGCGTCCTTGTAAACTTTCAGCTCGGCACCCTTGATCAGCTCGGCGGCCACTTTACCGGTGGTTTCGAACGGCACGATCTGGTCGCCATCGCCGTGGATCACCAGGGTCGGCACGTCGATCTTGGCCATGTCCGGGCGGAAGTCGGTCTCGGAGAACGCGGTGACGCAATCCACCGTCGATTTGAGCGACGCCAGCAGGGCGACCTGCAAGGTCTGGGCCTGCACGCCGGCGGAGACGTTCTGGCCTTTGTTGATGCCGTAGAACGGCGCGTTGAAGTCGCTGATGAATTGCGCGCGGTCCTTCAGCAGCTCGGCCTTGAACCCGGCGAACACGTCCAGCGGCACACCCTGTTGGTAATCCGATTTTTGACCGAAGATCGGCGTCACGGCGCCCAGCAACACCAGGCCGGCGACACGGGCGCTGCCATGGCGTGCGATGTAGCGGGACACGTCGCCGCCGCCCATGGAGAAGCCCACCAGGGTCACGTCGGTGAGGTCCAGGTGTTCGATCAGCTGGGCGATGTCGTCGGCAAAGGTGTTGTAGTCATTGCCGGTCCACGGCTGGTCCGAGCGGCCAAAGCCACGGCGGTCGAAGGCGATGGTGCGATAGCCGCGGCTGCTCAGGTATTCCATCTGGTATTCCCACATGTCCGCATCCAGCGGCCAGCCGTGGCTGAACAGGACGGGCTTGCCGCTGCCCCAATCCTTGAAGTAGATCTGGGTGCCGTCTTTGGCAACGAATGTGCTCATGGAAAACTCCTGGGTGGGTGGGCTGAGAACTCTAGCTCACTATTGCGTGAAACCGGACGAAGGGCTTGTACCGGTGTGCTCGGTTGAACGGTTCAGCGTCTATGCTGGTCCACTGACTTCCACTGTCCGATCACACAGGTGAACGAAATGGCCAAGACTTACAGCTACGCCGCGCAGAACGCCAAGGATGCTCTCAAGCCCTACACCTTCGAGCGCCGCGCGCCGGGGGCGGAGGATGTGCAGATCGACATTCTGTATTGCGGCGTCTGCCACTCCGACCTGCACACCGCGCGCAACGAGTGGAACAACACCCTGTACCCGTCGGTGCCCGGCCATGAAATCGTCGGCCGCGTCACGGCGGTGGGCGCCAGCGTGAAAAACTTCAAGGTCGGCGACCTCGCGGGCGTTGGTTGCATGGTGGACAGCTGCCAACACTGCGCGTCGTGCGCCGAAGGCGAAGAACAATATTGCGAGAACGGCTTTACCGGCACCTACAACGGCCCGGTGTTTGGCGGTGAAAACACCTTTGGCGGCTACTCCGACAGCATCGTGGTCAAGGAGAAGTTCGTGCTGCGCATCTCCCACGATGACAGCAACCTGGCGGCCGTGGCGCCGTTGCTGTGCGCGGGCATCACCACCTATTCGCCGCTGCACCACTGGAAGGTCGGCCCCGGCAAGAAAGTCGGCGTGGTCGGCCTGGGCGGCCTCGGCCATATGGCGGTGAAGATCGCCCACGCCATGGGCGCCCATGTGACCTTGTTCACCACCTCACCGAACAAACGCGAAGACGGCCTGCGCCTGGGCGCCGACCAGGTGGTGGTGTCGAAGAATGCCGATGAAATGGCCGCCGTCACCAACAGCCTGGACTTCATCCTCAACACCGTCGCCGCGCCCCACAACCTCGACGCGTTCCTCAACCTGCTCAAGCGTGACGGCACCATGACCCTGGTTGGCGCCCCCGACAGCCCGCACCCGTCGCCGTCGGTGTTCAACCTGATCTTCAAGCGCCGCAGCCTGGCGGGGTCGTTGATCGGCGGGATTCAGGAGACCCAGGACATGCTGGACTTCTGTGCCAAGCATGGGATTGTCTCGGACATCGAGTTGATCGATATCCAGGGGATCAATGAGGCGTATGAGCGGATGCTCAAGGGCGATGTGAAGTATCGCTTTGTGATTGATATGGACAGCTTGAAGAAAGAACGCAACGCGGCCTAGTAACACCGCCCACTTGATTGTGGGCACTGCTTTCTGTGGGAGCTGGCTTGCCTGCGATGCAGACACCTCGGTCTTTCAGTTAGACCAAGGTGATGCCATCGCAGGCAAGCCAGCTCCCACAGAAAAGCCCGCACCCACCTGTTTGCTCAGCGCTGTTGCTTAGACCGACAAGTGCTCATACAAAATCGTCGCACCCACCACCATCAACACCACCCCGCCCACCATCTCCGCACGCTTGCCCACCACCGTGCCCAGCACCCGCCCAAGCATCATGCCAATGGTCACCATGGTCATGGTCGCCAGGCCAATCGCCGCCGACGCCACCAGGATATTCACATCGACAAACGCCAGGCCCACACCCACCGCCAGGGCATCGATGCTGGTGGCAAAGGCCGTCACGGCAAGAATCATGAAGGAGTGCTGGGTCGGCTTTTCAGCCTCTTCATCCTCGGCCTTGAGCCCGTTGTAGATCATGTGCAGGCCCAATGCGACCAGCAGGGTAAAGGCGATCCAGTGGTCCCAGTCTTCCACCCAGCGCGTGGCGGCGTGGCCGATGGCCCAGCCGATCATCGGGGTGATGGCTTCGATCACGCCAAAGATCAGGCCGGCGCGCAGGGCTTCGGTGAGGCGCGGTTTGTGCAGGCTGGAGCCTTTGCCGATGGCCGCCGCAAAGGCGTCGGTAGACATGGCCAGGGCCAGGAGGATCAGGGAAATGGGGTTCACGGTCAGGCTTCCAGTCGGGCTATGGGACACAACGACACGTCCACGCGCCCGACTTTAGGCATGGAAGTGTCGCTGGTCTCACCAACCGCAAAGCGATGTTCGTACCACGGCAGGTTGCCGAATATGTTGATACGAACGCTTCCAACAGGGTCAGAAGCCGGTTACTCCCCAACGAGGGAGGCGATCATAGGCAGGCACAGATGAAAATTTCGTCAAACGGCTCAAGGCCGTTGCGGTTTCACCGAGGTGCCGAAGCTATTGCCCATGCGCACGCTGGTGGCTGCCGGGGTGGACAGGCCCACGGCGTTCGGCGCGCGCTTGTCGACGGGAATGTTTTGCGCCTCACGGTTTTTTTTCGCCGCCTTGGTCGCGTTGCTGTCACTGCCCATCTGTTGGCTCAGGCAGCCGTAGTCGGGCGCCTTGTAGCCGTCCACCGAGACTTCGGTGCAGGTGCTTTTGCTGTTGTCGGCGTGGGCCAGCACGGGCAGGGCGGCGCACAGCAACAGGCTGGCAAGGCTGGGGAACAGTTTCATCGGGCCTCCTGGCAGGCCCTGGGAAGTGGGCCGGTAAGGCTTGAAAGTGTAGTGCAGCGGGCATCCCGTCACCGTGACGTTTTTTTTGCCATCACCGTAACATCAGGTTCATAAACTGGCCTCAGGATGACGGTTTTCAAGGACACGTCGGCCGTGCAGCGATGCAGAGCGGGGGGTGAACAGGGGGCCTGGCGGCGCGCCGTATGCGCCCTGGTCTTGCTGTGGCTGCTGGCAGGCGGCCGTATAGCGCAGGCGGAACCCGTATTGCTGACGTTGGACCTGCCGGCGCAAAACC
Proteins encoded in this window:
- a CDS encoding type 1 glutamine amidotransferase domain-containing protein, whose amino-acid sequence is MKVLMVLTSHDQLGNTGRKTGFWLEEFAAPYYAFLDAGADVVLASPAGGQPPLDPVSDLPDFQTEQTHRFAADPAAQQALATTLKLDAVNAADFDTVFYPGGHGPLWDLAESPVSIALIEAFERAGKPIGFVCHAPGVLRHVKAVNGEPLVKGRRVTGFSNSEEAAVELTDVVPFLVEDEFKKLGGKYEKGADWQSFVIVDGLLVTGQNPGSSSDVAKALLKLTA
- a CDS encoding alkene reductase; the protein is MTDNVLNTPLQLGRHTLNNRIVLPPLTRQRSAQPGDIATDLMAEYYRQRASAGFMVSEGTQIEPRGQGYAWTPGIYTPAQIEGWRQVTDAVHAEGGVIFAQLWHVGRVSHHDLQPEGAAPVAPSAIQPQQVKAFIETAPGVGELVQPPVPRALSTQEVKDLVGLYAQAARNAIAAGFDGVEIHSANGYLVNQFISAHANQREDEYGGSLHNRLGFLREIVEAVSEAIGAQRLGVRFSPLFSGTDQDRVYIGLVEEDPHHTYIEAVKVLEAAGIAYLSIAEADWDNAPELPETFRRAVRESFSGRIIYAGRYTAERGEKLVQSGLADLIAFGRPFIANPDLPQRLFNGWPLNPLRVEGMYGGSEQGYTDYPTYAAAS
- a CDS encoding NAD(P)H-quinone oxidoreductase translates to MTLPTDMTLIEITTPGGPEVLKPRQAPVPAPAAGEILIRVHAAGVNRPDALQRAGKYPMKPGMSPIPGLEVAGEVVALGDGVSEYALGDKVCALTNGGGYAQYCTVPAGQALPIPDGLSWIQAAAIPETFFTVWANLFGIGGAHQGQRVLIHGGTSGIGTTALMLCREFGIHTFATAGSAEKCAAIRDLGAEAINYREQDFAEVIGAEGANVILDIMGGSYLNNNLKALSMDGRLVMLGFLGGAKANDVDLLTILGKRAIVTGSLLRARTKDEKAAIAEQLREHVWPVLSAGRCLPMIDQVFDYTEADKAHGRMEGGEHIGKIVLQVI
- a CDS encoding LysR family transcriptional regulator, which translates into the protein MNWDDARVFLAVCRESTLRGAARVLGVDQATVGRRINALEKSLSATLFLRTSEGYALTAVGEAALRSVEKMERSALDLERQIQGLDDRLIGTVRVSTTDSLAIDFLIPAIARLHDKHPDIRVQLDASTQILSLAKREADIAVRNTRPDNPDLIARRLARWPVGLFASQGYIDRHGVPEPGSQFDGHDLVVYGPHLQQHKDLTLVSEPLGRGRIVAALGSSLLVRRSIAAGIGIGEIPVYTGERDGLVRLWPQRVRPLPYDVWLVTHADLRHTARVRGVIDEIVAAFAGTGD
- a CDS encoding DoxX family protein: MNESKYQDLGLLFLRASGAVLLLGVHGLPKLLNYSEQLKLIEDPFHLGATVTLSLAIFAEVLCPLLIIAGVLVRWACLPILSVLLIALLVVHPEWSLFEAQFGWLLLIIFTTLLISGPGRLVPSQRFS
- a CDS encoding alpha/beta fold hydrolase, which codes for MSTFVAKDGTQIYFKDWGSGKPVLFSHGWPLDADMWEYQMEYLSSRGYRTIAFDRRGFGRSDQPWTGNDYNTFADDIAQLIEHLDLTDVTLVGFSMGGGDVSRYIARHGSARVAGLVLLGAVTPIFGQKSDYQQGVPLDVFAGFKAELLKDRAQFISDFNAPFYGINKGQNVSAGVQAQTLQVALLASLKSTVDCVTAFSETDFRPDMAKIDVPTLVIHGDGDQIVPFETTGKVAAELIKGAELKVYKDAPHGFAVTHAQQLNEDLLAFLSR
- a CDS encoding NAD(P)-dependent alcohol dehydrogenase, translated to MAKTYSYAAQNAKDALKPYTFERRAPGAEDVQIDILYCGVCHSDLHTARNEWNNTLYPSVPGHEIVGRVTAVGASVKNFKVGDLAGVGCMVDSCQHCASCAEGEEQYCENGFTGTYNGPVFGGENTFGGYSDSIVVKEKFVLRISHDDSNLAAVAPLLCAGITTYSPLHHWKVGPGKKVGVVGLGGLGHMAVKIAHAMGAHVTLFTTSPNKREDGLRLGADQVVVSKNADEMAAVTNSLDFILNTVAAPHNLDAFLNLLKRDGTMTLVGAPDSPHPSPSVFNLIFKRRSLAGSLIGGIQETQDMLDFCAKHGIVSDIELIDIQGINEAYERMLKGDVKYRFVIDMDSLKKERNAA
- the mntP gene encoding manganese efflux pump MntP, producing MNPISLILLALAMSTDAFAAAIGKGSSLHKPRLTEALRAGLIFGVIEAITPMIGWAIGHAATRWVEDWDHWIAFTLLVALGLHMIYNGLKAEDEEAEKPTQHSFMILAVTAFATSIDALAVGVGLAFVDVNILVASAAIGLATMTMVTIGMMLGRVLGTVVGKRAEMVGGVVLMVVGATILYEHLSV